DNA sequence from the Phoenix dactylifera cultivar Barhee BC4 unplaced genomic scaffold, palm_55x_up_171113_PBpolish2nd_filt_p 000437F, whole genome shotgun sequence genome:
TACCGGTGGCAGCCGAATGAGATCTGTATGTGCTTCGAGAGAGCCGCTCTTTGCCTGGAGGAGGGGTGACGGGGCTCTCCCTTGTCGACCCCACACGCGAATAGAATGCTTCTCCCTGCAAGATCCATCAGCAAGATGTTATTGGTCGGTTGCAGAGCTAGCAGCAAGAAAGAAGGACGTTGTTCAGAGAACGAAATCGATGTTGTAACTTCTAAATAAAAAAGATCATGTATTGTGATGTGATCACACACTCTGGTATCAAAGAGGACGTTGTTCAGAGAAGAAGGGCATCGATGTTGCAACTTCTAAATAAAAAAGATCATGTACTGTGATGTGATCACACACTCTCTAGCTTGTATCAAAGAGGACGTTGTTCAGAGAAAAAGGCCATCGATGTTGCAACTTCTAAATAAAAAAGATCATGTACTGTGCAGTGGACGTTGTTCAGAGAAGAATGGAATCCACAAGGCTCCGGAACAGGTGCATGGACTAGGGGAACAGGAGGGGTAGTCATAATAAGAGAAGGCAAGAGAGACTacgtgaataaataaataaataaactggTGCCCAGAGCCTCAATAACGTTAAAAGCTTACAATAAGATCGTTATTTGCAGCAAACAATGCGTTGTAATGGTCCTTATTAAATGTTAACGGTCAAGAACATGAAGACAGGGCTGTTCTATAAATCTATTTATGGAAATAAAATATTTACCTTCTTCTGCAGATGTCAAATAATTGTCGTCATTCCTGTCATTTAAAGGCCTGTACCAAAGGATATCAGCTAATGTTGCAGCCAGGGGTTTTTTGCATCCTCATAAATATCTGATATTGTGTATATACCCCTTGCAAATTTTTCGATTAATATTTATACTTTTTATAAACATCAGAAATTGCATTAATGTCTTTATATGAATTATTTCTTTTTGTATATATACTCtcataaatttaatattttcttatatccttaattatgaattatttctttttatacATCTATCTTTATTAagggtttatatatatatatatataaacagagAATTCGCATTTTCTAGGAAAGACATACAATTTCAGgcatttataaatatatatatatatatatatatatatataataatttataggaatTAGTAAATTTTCTAGGATACATATgtaatttcaaatatttataaggATAAACATGTAATTCAATATTAACGTCTGGAATGCCGTCTTTGGAGACATTATAATGGTTGTTATTCATTTAAAACCTTTGAATAAGAAAGCATGCTTTTTGTTGTTCATAGTTAGCAGCAAATGTGTAGTAGCAGCAAGGACTTAGAAGGGTAAGAACAAACCCCGCCATCATCAGACCTCAGCGGAGTTGGGAGTGCCTGGCGGCTAAACCTCTGCACGTTGTAAAGCTCCAGGATCCTATCATAGTTCTCTCCCCACCACCTCTGTGCTTGCCACTTGTTAAACATCTCCCGACTATAACATGAGAACCAAAGCCAAGAAAAGAACATTAGTGCCTAATCTTAACCAATTAGCGACTAGTAGATCGATCAAAGATAGAATGGAGAACCTGAAACGGATGCGCTTGAGGTCGTTGCCGGCACAGCCAGGGAGAGAAACAAAGGTGATGTGGACGCCGGGCTCAACCTGAGCCACCCACTCCTTGGGCTCGCCGTTGTCCTCCTCCAGCACCACCTCCTCCGCTGCTGCCACCACCCCAACTCCCGGCATCCACTTGTGGGACTTGAACCTGTCATCATCCCTGTCACCGGCAATACTCGTGAAGTCCCACGCCGGGGTTGAGCTTGAGCTCGCAGCCTGCAGGAAGGCGTAGTGGCCACCACCTCCACCGTCAGAGGCCGCGTCATCGTCGATGAGTGGGAATGAGCTGCTGGCGCCACCACTGTGATGGTGGCGGGGGTGGTGGAAGCTCTTGCTCCGGTGAGACGAGCTGCCACCTTTACAATGCCGGTTCGAGCCAGAGAACTTCAACACCATGTCCTTTATCTGCCAAGCATGCATGTCCACTTTAATGAAACTGCTTACATATTTGGGGAGCAAAGAAATGATATCAGCCGGGTTGTCCGTCCTACTAAACTCCAAAACCAGACAAACAAGCAGCCGGCACAATCTCTGATTTGCGTAGACACATGTGCCATATATATGACATTATAATTAACAACTTGTCTGAGAacctataccaaaaaaaaaaaaaaactacttgtTTGAAGCTGctttttctcccttctttttGGGTGAAAGAAATTTCTCATTACTTACCACCGGATGGGGCAGCTGAAATAGAAACCTTGCTCTCTTTTTGTATTTATTATAAGTACCACCATCTTCACTGCTCATTTATCAATATTTCTTTAGTCTTATTCTTGGCCAGTCTATCTGTTATATTTCCTATGGTTTTGAGGAGAGGATGAAGGAATAACCACTGCAATAATTATGACTTGGATGAGCACATTTTCAGTTTCAGGAAGCTGAGTCGCTAGTTCTGACTAAAAAAacactggttgcaacctgaaaATGGCTACCCAGAACTGTATAGTTCATCCACCATTGCCATCTTTCCTTGTCTAATAAGTGTTGAGCAGCTTAATCGAGCCTCAATATAAACTATTGCCACTGCAGGTAATGAAGTAACGAAACTGTGATTATTGTGTACCTTTTGATGGAAGAGTTAGGTTACCGTAATTGGATAAGGATAACTTCTTCTAGCCTCATGTGGTGCATCACATGAAATAAGAAAAATGGTCAGTTAAGCAGCAGTATAAGATAGTGCTACCCTCTTTGTACTTGAGATTGTAAGTTCGATTCTAAAATAACTCATGTTCAAAAGCCTTGCTAGGTTAAGAAGCTTAGGGCTTGAAAGTGTACAAATAAAAAACTATGCCATAGGCCAAAGCCATTCCGACTAGTGGCAGAGCCTTCTAACAAGAACTAAACAAGTACCATCATTTAGTAATGAGGTCAGACATCCTGAGCCAAGCTTTTGGAATAAGTTGAACTGGTATCATATGTCATGATATGCTTCAAAATATAATTATTGGTAGCTAGGTTAAAGTGAAAGTCATAATTAGTCTGCATTAAAATCATGCGGGATATATAAATGGAGAACAAGGATTCACAAAGCTAATAGGTTAGTTACAATTATCGTCACATTGAGAAGATGGAGCCAAATCAATTCGGTCATAAATTagtctagaatttttcatgtcaCTTGGGTTGGTCTTTGCCATGGATTTCTACAGGAGAGCTTTCGGAAATAAGTAGGTCCATCAGCTCAGTGGTGGACCAATCCAACTCTGAACCATCAATGCACAAAGACggaataaaataaaagcatacacATTTGCGCATGTTGATTTGCGGTCGGACTGGTCACCAGCTCATGGTTCCCCATGAGGATGCCTAGCTTTGGAGTCGCACCCATAGGTTCAAAGGCAAAGGAAAGTAGAGTCCAGTCCGGACCGAACCCAGCCAACTCAATCAGGTCGAGGACCATCGTGCATCCTTTATTCTTTTCGTGGTACAACGACACAAGGCCAAATCTCGTCCTGGCTACATCCAACGGATCTCTTTCCACCAGAGCGCGGCTTTTTAAAAAGACCCGAACCTTAGCTTCTTTATGAGAAAAGACACAGAAAACCCAGAGGCATGCCCAATTGAACCCCCCCAACCCCACTCTTTTAGGATGAGCGAATCCCTCCTCAAAACCCCAGGGAATGACAGAAAGGGACCTCCCCTCGTCCTCCCCCCTTGACCAACTTTATCCAACGTTGGACCAAAGGACCTTTTTGTAATTTTTGAATCAACTAGTaggtagaaaaagaaaaagaaaaaggacagCAACAAATAAAAAACTGATCTAATTACTACTGGCCTACTGCTATCTTTTTTGGTGCGCTAAAATGGGTGACTTGGTGGCTTAAAAGAAAGCAATATAATTGCCACCGGCTAGCCATCTCTTTTTGAGGATTTTTTTAACCATTGTTCTTGCCGTGGGGCAGCTTTGCTGCCTTTGCAGTGCAGCAAAAATGAGTCGCTACTCACTACTTAGTGGGGGCTTGGaccaaaaaggaaaagataaaaaaaagcaaaatattTACTGCCGGTTATCTCCTTTTGGATGTTTTTAAACACTGTACT
Encoded proteins:
- the LOC103699982 gene encoding protein Brevis radix-like 2; the protein is MLTCIACSKHEIEDGAEDTARAGTPSTKDAVKSLTSQIKDMVLKFSGSNRHCKGGSSSHRSKSFHHPRHHHSGGASSSFPLIDDDAASDGGGGGHYAFLQAASSSSTPAWDFTSIAGDRDDDRFKSHKWMPGVGVVAAAEEVVLEEDNGEPKEWVAQVEPGVHITFVSLPGCAGNDLKRIRFSREMFNKWQAQRWWGENYDRILELYNVQRFSRQALPTPLRSDDGGGEAFYSRVGSTRESPVTPPPGKERLSRSTYRSHSAATGKGTYYPTVPDPSEHTFPHHLNPFAAAAGAGAVRTSGIKCGEASAVEATRTTTSSRDEASISLSNAGDLEATEWVEQDEPGVFITIRELADGTRELRRVRFSREKFGEVHAKLWWEENRERIQVQYL